The following proteins come from a genomic window of Myroides odoratus DSM 2801:
- a CDS encoding aldehyde dehydrogenase family protein encodes MELEKIFLSQKEYFNRHQTKEVSFRKENLLKLKNILKENEESLYEAIYKDFRKGKAETFLTELNIIYNEIDFFLKNLGKLSKPKKVNTALSLQPGKSYIYADPLGVTLVIGAWNYPYQLTLVPVVTAIAAGNTCVIKPSELPENTMHILAELINNNFPSNYLFVAEGGIPETTELLKFRWDKIFFTGSPNVGKIVYEAAAKNLIPVTLELGGKSPVIVTKTANLEVAAKRIVWGKFLNAGQTCIAPDYLLVEESIKSTFLQLLKDKISEIGYSDGAEYYTSIINKRNYNRILSLINPDKIFYGGKHNEETCYIEPTVLTDVNYEDAVMQEEIFGPILPVLSFKNYDEALTNIIEGEKPLAAYLFTQNRREKEKFVQLVSFGGGCINDTLMHITNDALPFGGIGNSGIGNYHGEFGFLTFSHQKSIIEKANWGEPDWKYPPYSDKKMFLLKKVM; translated from the coding sequence ATGGAACTAGAAAAAATATTTCTATCGCAAAAAGAATATTTCAATCGTCACCAAACAAAAGAAGTATCTTTTAGAAAAGAAAATTTGCTGAAATTAAAAAATATCTTGAAAGAAAACGAAGAAAGTTTGTATGAAGCAATTTATAAAGATTTCCGCAAAGGAAAAGCCGAAACCTTTTTAACTGAGTTAAATATTATCTATAATGAAATAGATTTTTTTCTTAAAAATTTAGGGAAGTTAAGCAAACCTAAAAAAGTGAATACAGCTCTGAGTTTACAGCCAGGAAAAAGCTATATTTATGCTGATCCATTGGGAGTAACATTAGTAATTGGTGCCTGGAACTATCCTTATCAATTAACTTTGGTTCCTGTAGTAACAGCAATTGCAGCAGGAAATACCTGTGTGATTAAACCCAGTGAACTACCTGAAAATACAATGCATATATTGGCTGAACTAATCAACAATAATTTCCCTTCAAACTATTTATTTGTAGCAGAAGGAGGTATTCCGGAAACTACAGAACTATTGAAGTTCCGATGGGATAAGATCTTTTTTACAGGAAGTCCAAATGTTGGGAAAATTGTGTATGAAGCAGCGGCAAAAAATTTAATCCCTGTTACATTAGAGTTGGGTGGTAAATCTCCTGTTATAGTAACTAAAACTGCGAATTTGGAAGTAGCAGCCAAACGAATTGTCTGGGGAAAATTTCTGAATGCAGGACAAACTTGTATAGCGCCCGATTATTTGTTAGTAGAGGAATCTATTAAATCTACATTTTTGCAACTATTAAAAGATAAAATTTCGGAAATAGGATATTCCGATGGAGCAGAGTATTATACGAGCATTATCAATAAAAGAAACTATAACAGAATATTAAGTTTGATAAATCCCGACAAAATATTTTATGGAGGTAAACACAACGAAGAGACTTGCTATATTGAGCCAACTGTATTAACTGATGTTAATTATGAGGATGCAGTAATGCAGGAAGAAATATTTGGTCCTATTTTACCAGTACTTTCTTTTAAAAATTATGATGAGGCTCTTACAAACATTATTGAAGGAGAAAAGCCATTGGCCGCTTATTTGTTCACTCAAAATAGAAGAGAAAAAGAAAAGTTTGTACAATTAGTTTCTTTTGGCGGTGGATGTATTAATGACACTTTAATGCATATTACTAATGATGCTCTGCCATTTGGTGGAATTGGAAATTCTGGAATTGGGAATTATCACGGAGAATTTGGTTTTCTCACTTTCTCTCATCAAAAGTCAATAATTGAAAAAGCGAATTGGGGAGAACCTGACTGGAAGTATCCGCCGTATTCAGATAAAAAAATGTTTTTACTGAAGAAAGTTATGTAA
- a CDS encoding helix-turn-helix domain-containing protein, with translation MYKSLNQQMKAPAKIPSLKALHQFLGLNKPSHPLISVFNFDDMKLNPETIQSALVIDFYVIAMKKDYEGEKCKYGQQFYDFDEGIMYFIAPNQILQFEDILLTGVEGFVLIIHPNFLHGYSLAKQIKDYGYFSYATNEALHLSEKEEESIMYIIENIGMEIDANMDAFTQDLLISNIELLLKYCDRFYNRQFLTRKKVNNDLLAKLEVLLDDYFKADGVLEKGIPTVQLVAEKLFLSPNYLSDMLKVQTGQTTLQHIQNRLIEKAKELLSTTSLSVSEIAYLLGFDHSQSFHRLFKKKVLVTPIEFRDSFN, from the coding sequence ATGTATAAATCACTAAATCAACAAATGAAAGCTCCTGCAAAAATCCCGTCCCTAAAAGCACTTCATCAGTTTTTAGGATTGAATAAACCCTCCCATCCTTTGATTAGTGTATTTAATTTTGATGATATGAAGCTAAATCCAGAAACTATCCAGAGTGCTTTAGTCATCGATTTTTATGTAATCGCTATGAAAAAAGATTACGAAGGGGAAAAATGCAAGTATGGGCAACAATTTTATGATTTTGATGAAGGTATTATGTATTTCATTGCACCAAATCAAATCTTGCAGTTTGAAGATATTTTACTAACTGGAGTAGAAGGTTTTGTATTGATCATTCATCCCAATTTTTTACATGGGTATTCTTTAGCCAAACAAATAAAAGATTACGGATATTTCAGTTATGCAACCAATGAGGCATTGCACCTTTCCGAAAAGGAGGAAGAATCAATAATGTATATAATTGAAAATATAGGTATGGAAATAGATGCGAATATGGATGCTTTTACACAAGATTTACTAATATCTAATATTGAATTGTTGTTAAAATATTGTGATCGATTTTACAACCGTCAATTTTTGACAAGAAAGAAAGTCAATAATGATTTACTTGCAAAGTTAGAAGTCTTGTTAGATGATTATTTCAAAGCGGATGGTGTGCTTGAAAAAGGAATCCCTACTGTCCAGTTGGTAGCTGAGAAATTATTTCTTAGTCCAAATTATTTGAGCGATATGCTGAAAGTACAAACGGGGCAAACCACACTGCAACATATTCAAAATCGACTAATTGAAAAAGCAAAAGAATTATTGTCCACAACTTCACTGTCTGTCTCAGAAATTGCATATCTATTGGGGTTTGACCATTCACAATCCTTTCATAGATTGTTTAAAAAGAAAGTACTCGTGACTCCTATAGAATTTCGAGATTCGTTTAATTAG
- a CDS encoding RES family NAD+ phosphorylase — translation MVVYRVANVKYKDATLSGIGAEKVGGRWNEIGTRAVYCSENIALALLEYYVHSENIANLPQHILVAKIEIPDDFIITELVDLPEHWNQYPYSTKTTNVFTTLAQDRNFFGLKVPSTLIPLECNFILNPLYKNFGQIEIIEFLELPIDQRLKTDKH, via the coding sequence ATGGTTGTTTATCGCGTTGCCAATGTAAAATATAAGGATGCTACACTTTCTGGAATTGGTGCAGAAAAAGTGGGCGGTCGTTGGAATGAAATCGGAACACGGGCAGTATATTGTTCTGAAAATATCGCTTTAGCTTTATTGGAATACTATGTGCACTCTGAAAACATCGCCAATCTACCTCAGCATATTTTAGTTGCTAAGATTGAAATACCCGACGATTTTATTATTACCGAATTAGTCGATTTACCAGAACATTGGAATCAATACCCCTATTCTACTAAAACGACTAATGTTTTTACAACACTCGCGCAAGACAGGAATTTCTTCGGTTTGAAAGTTCCCTCTACACTTATTCCTTTGGAGTGTAATTTCATTTTAAATCCACTGTATAAAAACTTTGGTCAGATTGAAATCATCGAGTTCTTGGAACTCCCCATTGATCAACGACTAAAAACAGATAAGCATTAA
- a CDS encoding antitoxin Xre/MbcA/ParS toxin-binding domain-containing protein, producing MKAINKPTSDKKKPAVVPAEKSRIVSSRTTTKTRATQKTTSRKSTELEKFSPAWVVLHPKDSPDYKLELIAKIREGVKKMEWKELISAIGATEKEFEFILPTSISSMQKKEVYSLQTSERIYEISRLFGLGSEVFDSLEQFKNWLLTPSKALGHKKPFELLDSSFGFEIVENEIARIQYNVYS from the coding sequence ATGAAGGCAATCAACAAACCCACAAGCGACAAGAAAAAACCAGCGGTTGTACCTGCTGAGAAGTCTCGTATTGTATCTTCTAGAACGACCACTAAAACGAGGGCTACACAAAAAACAACAAGTAGAAAATCAACCGAGTTGGAGAAATTCTCCCCTGCTTGGGTGGTTTTGCATCCCAAAGATTCGCCAGATTATAAACTCGAATTGATCGCAAAGATTCGAGAAGGGGTTAAAAAAATGGAATGGAAAGAATTAATTTCTGCTATTGGGGCAACAGAAAAAGAATTTGAATTTATCTTGCCTACTTCGATTAGCAGCATGCAAAAGAAAGAGGTTTATAGCTTACAGACATCTGAGCGAATTTATGAGATTTCACGATTATTTGGATTAGGGTCTGAAGTTTTTGATAGCCTTGAGCAATTTAAAAACTGGCTTCTAACGCCTTCTAAAGCCTTGGGACACAAAAAACCTTTTGAGCTCTTAGACAGCAGTTTTGGTTTTGAAATTGTAGAAAATGAAATTGCGCGAATCCAATATAACGTATACAGCTAA
- a CDS encoding quinone-dependent dihydroorotate dehydrogenase yields the protein MYKSILKPFFFSLDPEKAHHFTFNSLKFINKIPGVSAIIRSKFQVNDPRLEREVFGLKFKNPVGLAAGLDKDAKLYSELEHFGFGFIEIGTITPKAQDGNPKKRLFRLVEDHALINRMGFNNGGIDQAIERLKKNKGTLIGGNIGKNKVTPNEQAIDDYEICFDALFPYVDYFVVNVSSPNTPNLRALQDKEPLTALLNALQAKNNGKPKSKPILLKIAPDLTDSQLLDIIDIVAETKIAGVIATNTTISREGLQSEKKVETGGLSGKPLTQRSTEVIRFLADKSNRAFPIIGVGGIHSPADAIEKLEAGASLIQLYTGFIYEGPALIKAINKKILEQYN from the coding sequence ATGTACAAGAGTATTCTCAAACCGTTTTTCTTTTCTTTAGACCCAGAGAAGGCGCATCATTTTACCTTCAATTCGTTGAAATTCATCAACAAAATTCCAGGTGTATCGGCTATTATTCGCTCGAAATTTCAGGTGAATGACCCGCGATTGGAACGCGAGGTATTTGGATTAAAATTCAAAAATCCGGTTGGATTAGCCGCTGGTTTAGATAAAGATGCGAAATTGTACAGTGAATTGGAGCATTTTGGTTTTGGTTTTATTGAAATCGGAACGATTACGCCTAAAGCACAGGATGGGAATCCTAAAAAGCGTTTGTTTCGCTTAGTTGAAGATCATGCCCTAATCAACCGCATGGGATTTAATAACGGCGGAATTGATCAAGCCATTGAACGCTTAAAGAAAAACAAAGGAACTTTAATTGGTGGAAATATTGGTAAAAACAAAGTAACACCAAATGAACAAGCCATTGACGATTACGAAATTTGCTTTGATGCTCTTTTCCCTTATGTGGATTATTTCGTCGTGAATGTAAGTTCGCCAAACACGCCAAATTTACGTGCTTTACAAGATAAAGAACCTTTGACTGCTTTATTGAATGCCTTGCAAGCTAAAAACAACGGCAAACCAAAAAGCAAACCTATTCTTTTGAAAATCGCACCAGATTTAACGGATAGTCAGTTATTAGACATCATTGACATTGTGGCGGAAACAAAAATTGCAGGTGTCATCGCTACGAATACAACCATTAGCCGTGAAGGATTACAATCTGAAAAGAAAGTAGAAACGGGAGGATTAAGTGGTAAACCGTTGACTCAACGCAGCACAGAAGTTATTCGCTTCTTAGCAGATAAGAGCAACCGCGCTTTCCCTATCATTGGGGTGGGTGGAATCCACTCTCCGGCAGATGCGATAGAGAAATTAGAAGCTGGAGCCTCTCTAATCCAATTATACACTGGATTCATCTACGAAGGGCCGGCGCTAATCAAAGCCATCAACAAGAAAATACTAGAACAATATAACTAA
- a CDS encoding DoxX family protein, which produces MNKKLIYWISTGLFSAFMLFSAYSYFTDPTFKDAFAYLGYPDYFRIELAIAKILGVLAILLPFIPRTLKGFAYAGFTINIIGAAIAHLAIGEGISSLTMIVIALALLGTSYFSQVKEVA; this is translated from the coding sequence ATGAATAAAAAATTAATCTATTGGATATCAACTGGTTTATTTAGTGCTTTTATGTTATTTAGCGCATACAGCTATTTTACAGATCCTACGTTTAAAGACGCATTTGCTTATTTAGGGTATCCTGATTATTTCCGCATTGAATTGGCAATTGCTAAAATCCTAGGTGTACTTGCTATACTCCTTCCTTTTATCCCCCGTACACTCAAAGGGTTTGCTTATGCAGGATTTACCATTAATATTATCGGTGCTGCCATTGCTCATTTAGCCATTGGTGAAGGAATTAGTTCTTTAACGATGATTGTTATCGCCCTAGCTTTATTGGGTACTTCTTATTTTTCACAAGTTAAAGAAGTAGCCTAA
- a CDS encoding winged helix-turn-helix transcriptional regulator, translating into MEEQRANCKTNVMGIKDSMSILSGKWKLHILGTLLLHDKLRFMELQRALGDISAKVLSKELRDLELNQLIYRTEIDGAIVAVEYEISPFGITLTPVIQSLANWGNTYRQEIIQQMEKNKGLKTK; encoded by the coding sequence ATGGAGGAACAACGAGCAAACTGTAAAACAAATGTAATGGGAATCAAAGATAGCATGTCTATCTTGAGTGGAAAGTGGAAGCTCCATATACTGGGGACTTTATTGCTTCACGATAAATTGCGCTTCATGGAACTTCAACGGGCTTTAGGTGATATATCAGCCAAAGTACTCAGTAAAGAATTACGAGATTTAGAACTCAATCAGTTGATTTATCGAACGGAGATTGATGGAGCAATTGTTGCGGTAGAATATGAGATTTCTCCCTTCGGAATTACCTTGACTCCCGTGATTCAATCCCTAGCAAATTGGGGGAATACCTACCGCCAAGAAATCATCCAACAGATGGAAAAAAACAAGGGTTTGAAAACGAAGTAA
- the thrS gene encoding threonine--tRNA ligase: MIKITLPDGSVKEFASGVTPFDVAKSISEGLARNIISANFNGTTIETTTALTTDGSLVLYSWNDTEGKKAFWHSSSHVMAQALLELFPGIKLTIGPAIENGFYYDVDFMDHKVTDADFKRIEDKFLEIARGKHEFTMRSASKAEALAMYKKEENPYKVELIENLADGTITFCDHDTFTDLCRGGHIPNTGIIKAFKILSIAGAYWRGDEKNKQLTRVYGISFPKQKDLTDYLALLEEAKKRDHRKLGKELELFTFSQKVGQGLPLWLPKGAALRDRLEYFLRKAQKKAGYEQVVTPHIGQKELYVTSGHYAKYGADSFQPIHTPVEGEEFLLKPMNCPHHCEIYNARPWSYKDLPKRFAEFGTVYRYEQSGELHGLTRVRGFTQDDAHIFCTPDQLDEEFKKVIDLVLYVFGSLGFENFTAQVSVRDLSNPDKYIGSVENWEKAEQAIINAAKDKGLNYVIESGEAAFYGPKLDFMVKDALGRSWQLGTIQVDYNLPERFELTYKGSDNELHRPVMIHRAPFGSMERFIAILLEHTGGNFPLWLMPEQAIILSLSEKYEKYAKKVLDLLENDEIRAVVDNRNETIGKKIREAEVQKFPYMLIVGEEEEKNGTISVRKHGDAGKSNQTMKIEEFIAFVQKEVSSSMKQFGE, encoded by the coding sequence ATGATAAAAATTACATTACCAGACGGATCAGTGAAAGAGTTTGCCTCAGGGGTAACTCCTTTCGATGTTGCTAAAAGTATAAGTGAAGGTTTAGCAAGAAATATTATTTCTGCCAACTTCAATGGTACCACCATCGAAACCACCACTGCTTTGACGACGGACGGTAGTTTAGTTTTATATTCATGGAATGATACAGAAGGGAAAAAAGCATTTTGGCATTCTTCTTCTCACGTAATGGCGCAAGCGTTATTAGAATTATTCCCAGGCATTAAGTTGACAATTGGTCCAGCCATCGAAAATGGTTTCTACTATGACGTTGATTTTATGGATCACAAAGTAACAGATGCTGATTTTAAGAGAATTGAAGATAAATTTTTAGAAATAGCTAGAGGTAAACACGAGTTTACAATGCGTTCAGCTTCTAAAGCAGAGGCATTAGCTATGTATAAAAAAGAAGAAAACCCATATAAAGTTGAATTAATCGAGAACTTAGCAGATGGTACAATTACATTCTGTGATCACGATACATTCACTGACTTATGTCGTGGAGGACACATTCCAAATACAGGAATTATCAAAGCGTTTAAAATCTTGTCTATTGCTGGTGCATACTGGAGAGGAGATGAGAAAAACAAACAGCTAACTCGCGTATATGGTATTTCATTCCCTAAACAAAAAGATCTAACGGATTATTTAGCTCTATTAGAAGAAGCAAAAAAACGCGATCACCGTAAGTTAGGAAAAGAATTAGAATTGTTTACATTCTCTCAAAAAGTAGGACAAGGGTTGCCTTTATGGTTGCCTAAAGGAGCTGCTTTGAGAGATCGATTGGAATATTTCTTGCGTAAAGCACAGAAAAAAGCAGGATACGAACAAGTAGTAACACCACATATCGGACAAAAAGAATTGTATGTTACTTCAGGTCACTATGCGAAATATGGAGCAGATAGTTTCCAACCTATTCATACACCAGTAGAAGGGGAAGAGTTCTTGTTAAAACCAATGAACTGTCCACATCACTGTGAAATTTACAACGCAAGACCTTGGTCATACAAAGATTTACCAAAGCGTTTTGCTGAGTTTGGAACGGTTTACCGTTATGAGCAGTCAGGAGAGCTACACGGATTAACACGTGTACGTGGATTTACTCAGGATGATGCGCATATTTTCTGTACACCAGACCAATTGGATGAAGAATTCAAAAAAGTAATTGACTTGGTGCTTTATGTTTTTGGATCTTTAGGATTTGAAAACTTTACTGCTCAAGTATCTGTTCGCGATTTAAGCAATCCAGATAAATATATCGGATCTGTGGAGAACTGGGAAAAAGCAGAACAAGCGATTATTAACGCAGCAAAAGATAAAGGATTAAATTACGTGATTGAGAGCGGGGAAGCTGCTTTCTACGGTCCAAAATTGGACTTCATGGTAAAGGATGCTTTAGGAAGAAGCTGGCAGTTAGGAACAATCCAAGTAGATTACAACTTACCAGAGCGTTTCGAATTAACGTATAAAGGATCTGATAATGAGTTGCATAGACCTGTGATGATTCACAGAGCACCATTTGGATCGATGGAGCGTTTTATCGCAATCTTGTTGGAGCATACCGGTGGAAATTTCCCACTTTGGCTGATGCCGGAGCAAGCTATTATACTGTCTTTGAGCGAGAAGTATGAAAAATATGCGAAAAAAGTTTTAGATTTGCTAGAAAATGACGAAATTCGCGCGGTCGTTGATAATAGAAATGAGACGATTGGTAAGAAAATTCGTGAAGCAGAGGTACAAAAATTCCCTTATATGCTGATTGTAGGAGAAGAGGAAGAGAAAAACGGTACGATTTCTGTGCGTAAACACGGAGATGCTGGAAAGTCAAATCAAACGATGAAAATTGAAGAATTTATTGCTTTTGTACAAAAAGAAGTGAGTTCATCAATGAAACAATTTGGAGAATAA
- the infC gene encoding translation initiation factor IF-3, with amino-acid sequence MHRVNNAIRVPEVRLVGDNVETGVYKLADALRLAEEQELDLVEISPNAEPPVCKVIDYKKFLYEQKKREKMLKAKSTQITVKEIRFGPQTDEHDYEFKKKNAEKFLKEGAKLKAFVFFKGRSIIYKDQGQILLLRLAQDLEEFGKVESMPVLEGKRMTMFIAPKKKTK; translated from the coding sequence TTGCACCGAGTAAACAACGCAATCCGTGTTCCTGAAGTTCGACTTGTCGGAGACAATGTCGAAACGGGTGTATATAAACTAGCAGACGCTTTGCGTTTAGCTGAAGAGCAAGAATTAGATTTAGTGGAGATTTCTCCCAATGCAGAACCGCCCGTTTGTAAAGTAATTGATTATAAAAAATTCCTTTACGAGCAAAAGAAGCGCGAGAAAATGTTGAAAGCTAAATCAACGCAAATTACCGTTAAGGAAATTCGTTTTGGTCCGCAAACTGATGAGCATGACTATGAGTTTAAGAAAAAGAATGCAGAAAAGTTCTTAAAAGAAGGAGCTAAATTAAAAGCATTCGTATTCTTTAAAGGTCGTTCTATCATCTACAAGGATCAAGGACAGATTTTGTTATTGAGATTAGCGCAGGATTTAGAAGAATTCGGAAAAGTAGAGTCTATGCCTGTATTGGAAGGAAAACGTATGACTATGTTTATCGCTCCTAAAAAGAAGACAAAATAA
- the rpmI gene encoding 50S ribosomal protein L35, whose amino-acid sequence MPKMKTKSSAKKRFKLTGTGRIKRKHAFKSHILTKKSKKRKLALTHSTLVSKADEHSIKDQLRLI is encoded by the coding sequence ATGCCTAAAATGAAAACTAAATCTAGTGCTAAGAAGCGTTTCAAGCTAACAGGTACTGGAAGAATCAAAAGAAAACACGCTTTCAAAAGTCACATTTTGACTAAAAAATCTAAAAAGCGTAAATTAGCTTTAACTCACTCTACTTTAGTATCTAAAGCAGATGAGCACAGCATCAAAGATCAATTAAGATTAATCTAA
- the rplT gene encoding 50S ribosomal protein L20: MARSVNSVASRARRKRILKQAKGYFGRRKNVWTVAKNAVEKAMLYAYRDRKQKKRNFRSLWIMRINAGARLHGLSYSVFIGKLKANNIELNRKVLADLATNHPEAFAAIVNKVK, translated from the coding sequence ATGGCAAGATCAGTAAACTCAGTAGCTTCAAGAGCAAGAAGAAAAAGAATTTTGAAGCAAGCCAAAGGTTACTTTGGAAGACGTAAAAACGTTTGGACAGTAGCTAAAAACGCGGTAGAAAAAGCAATGCTTTATGCTTACCGTGATAGAAAACAAAAGAAAAGAAACTTCCGTTCTCTTTGGATTATGCGTATCAACGCTGGTGCAAGATTACACGGATTAAGCTATTCTGTATTCATCGGTAAATTGAAAGCTAATAACATCGAATTGAACCGTAAAGTTCTTGCAGATTTAGCTACAAATCACCCTGAAGCTTTTGCAGCTATCGTTAATAAAGTAAAATAA